A region from the Nymphalis io chromosome 9, ilAglIoxx1.1, whole genome shotgun sequence genome encodes:
- the LOC126770533 gene encoding solute carrier family 23 member 2, whose product MVIHNIQIGLESMVPDLNVPNGVKEERKGNVTYAIDDLPPWYLCIFMALQHYLTMIGAIVAIPFILCPALCMAETDPDRSNIISTMIFVTGLITWLQTTFGCRLPIVQGGTISFLVPTLAILGLPTWKCPAPDILETMNVEERRSIWTIRMCELSGAIAVASLFQVIGGYFGIIGSLLRFVTPLTIAPTVALVGLTLFDHAAEAASQQWGIAAGTFILLTIFSQCMGEVKIPILVWKRGVGCTITWFSLFKLFPVLLTIVIMWVVCGILTVSGALDADHPARTDIKLNIIEQAPWFRVPYPGQWGVPTVSVAGVLGMLAGVLACTVESISYYPTTARMCAAPPPPLHAINRGLGTEGFGTLLAGLWGAGNGTNTFGENVGAIGVTKVGSRRVVQWAAALMVLQGVIGKLGAVFILIPQPIVGGLFCVMFGMIAAFGLSALQYVDLNSSRNLYIIGFSLFFPLVLTRWMSAHSGVIQTGFEALDAVLQVLLSTSILVGGLVGCLLDNLIPGTVEERGLEAWAKEMSLECVQTEGGDTYDFPIGMKYIRRWNWPSYLPFMPTYEQGKFTALFTRKKEL is encoded by the exons ATGGTGATTCACAATATTCAAATTGGACTCGAGAGCATGGTACCAGATTTG aatgtacCAAATGGAGTGAAAGAGGAGCGCAAGGGCAATGTCACTTATGCCATAGACGACTTGCCACCCTGGTATCTCTGCATATTCATGGCATTAcag CATTATTTGACAATGATCGGAGCAATCGTGGCCATCCCATTCATTCTTTGTCCCGCACTTTGTATGGCGGAGACAGATCCTGACCGCTCAAACATAATATCTACGATGATATTTGTTACAG gtCTTATAACGTGGCTGCAAACGACTTTCGGCTGTCGATTGCCAATAGTACAAGGTGGAACGATATCGTTCCTAGTGCCAACGTTGGCTATCCTCGGTTTACCAACGTGGAAGTGTCCTGCTCCTGACATACTAGAAACTATGAACGTCGAAGAGAGGCGATCTATCTGGACAATCAGGATGTGTGAGCTGTCTGGCGCTATTGCCGTGGCATCGCTCTTTCAAGTCATTGGAG GTTACTTCGGTATAATAGGTTCTCTGCTTCGCTTCGTGACGCCACTGACTATTGCACCGACGGTCGCGCTGGTTGGACTGACGCTATTTGACCACGCGGCGGAGGCGGCCTCACAACAGTGGGGCATAGCAGCGGG GACATTCATTCTGCTAACAATTTTCTCTCAATGCATGGGCGAAGTGAAGATCCCAATACTCGTATGGAAACGTGGCGTTGGATGCACGATCACTTGGTTTTCACTCTTTAAGCTTTTCCCA GTTTTGTTAACAATAGTGATAATGTGGGTTGTTTGCGGAATTCTAACTGTTTCGGGAGCGCTGGATGCGGATCACCCCGCACGTACCGACATCAAGCTTAACATCATAGAGCAGGCGCCATGGTTCAGGGTTCCTTACCCAG gtCAATGGGGAGTGCCTACTGTGAGCGTGGCTGGAGTGCTGGGCATGCTTGCTGGCGTGCTTGCCTGTACCGTCGAGTCAATTAGCTATTATCCAACCACTGCAAGGATGTGCG CGGCTCCACCTCCCCCGCTACATGCTATCAATCGTGGTTTGGGCACGGAGGGTTTCGGCACGCTCCTGGCGGGCTTATGGGGCGCAGGCAATGGTACCAATACTTTCGGAGAGAACGTTGGTGCTATAGGCGTAACGAAG GTGGGGTCACGGCGTGTGGTGCAGTGGGCAGCGGCATTGATGGTGCTGCAGGGTGTAATCGGAAAACTCGGCGCTGTATTCATACTTATTCCGCAGCCCATCGTTGGTGGTCTGTTCTGCGTCATGTTCGGCATGATCGCCGCGTTTG GTCTTTCCGCGCTACAGTACGTAGACTTGAACAGCTCCAGAAACTTATATATCATAGGATTCAGTTTGTTCTTCCCGTTGGTACTGACACGTTGGATGTCAGCTCACAGTGGAGTCATTCAGACTGGCTTTGAAGCTCTGGATGCTGTTTTACAG GTGTTGCTGTCAACATCCATCCTCGTGGGAGGGTTGGTTGGGTGTCTTCTAGACAATTTGATTCCCG gcACCGTTGAAGAGAGAGGCCTTGAGGCTTGGGCGAAGGAAATGTCTCTGGAATGTGTGCAGACGGAGGGTGGCGACACCTACGATTTCCCTATCGGCATGAAGTATATACGCag